In Priestia megaterium NBRC 15308 = ATCC 14581, the following proteins share a genomic window:
- a CDS encoding glycosyltransferase family 2 protein, with product MSSIVKYSIVVPVYNEEEVIHETYRRLTEVMHSTKEAYELLFVNDGSRDRTAEMIKEYSEQDPAVVLLDFARNFGHQIAITAGMDYARGEAVVVIDADLQDPPELILEMIEKWKQGFDVVYAKRTKRKGETYFKKQTAAMFYRFLRAMTDIDIPLDTGDFRLLDRKVCNQMNSIQEKNRFVRGLVSWVGFKQIAVEYERDERLAGESKYPLKKMLKLSMDGITSFSYKPLKLASYAGVTLSGIGFIYLLVVLYLKLFTDSTITGWSSLIVIQLFFSGIILIILGMIGEYIGRIYDETKNRPLYIVREKYQLEPRKEVSLRD from the coding sequence ATGAGTTCCATTGTTAAATATTCTATTGTTGTTCCTGTCTATAACGAAGAAGAAGTGATTCATGAAACCTACCGCCGTCTCACAGAAGTGATGCATTCAACGAAAGAAGCTTACGAGCTTCTTTTCGTGAACGACGGCAGTAGAGATCGAACAGCAGAAATGATTAAAGAGTACAGTGAGCAAGACCCAGCGGTTGTTTTATTAGACTTTGCCCGTAACTTTGGTCATCAAATTGCTATTACAGCTGGTATGGATTATGCAAGAGGAGAGGCGGTCGTTGTGATTGATGCTGATTTGCAAGACCCGCCCGAATTGATTTTAGAGATGATTGAAAAATGGAAGCAAGGGTTTGACGTTGTATACGCTAAGCGTACAAAGAGAAAAGGAGAAACATACTTTAAAAAACAAACGGCTGCTATGTTTTATCGCTTCTTACGTGCGATGACCGATATTGATATTCCGCTTGATACAGGGGATTTCCGTTTGCTAGATCGCAAAGTGTGCAATCAAATGAATAGCATTCAAGAAAAAAATCGCTTTGTTCGCGGATTAGTAAGCTGGGTGGGCTTTAAGCAAATAGCAGTAGAATATGAGCGAGACGAGCGTTTGGCGGGTGAGTCGAAATATCCTTTGAAAAAGATGCTGAAGCTTTCAATGGATGGCATTACGTCTTTCTCTTATAAACCGTTGAAGCTAGCTAGCTATGCTGGTGTAACGCTATCTGGTATCGGTTTTATTTATCTTTTAGTGGTGCTGTATTTGAAGTTATTTACAGACAGCACCATCACAGGGTGGTCGTCATTAATTGTCATTCAGCTATTCTTTAGCGGCATCATTTTAATTATTCTTGGTATGATTGGAGAATATATTGGCCGCATCTACGATGAAACAAAAAATCGTCCACTCTATATCGTCCGGGAAAAGTATCAGCTTGAACCACGCAAGGAAGTATCACTTCGTGACTAA
- a CDS encoding GtrA family protein produces the protein MTNKWISFIKFALVGVLNTLIDFVVYALLTTIGVNYILAQWISYSAGILNSYVMNRKWTFERKEKSSKREVISFVIVNLITLSLTSFLLTVLYNKWGVALLLSKLLITIVSVGINFIGTKLFVFTTKKERGIHI, from the coding sequence GTGACTAACAAATGGATATCTTTTATTAAATTTGCGTTAGTAGGAGTTTTAAATACACTGATTGATTTTGTAGTGTACGCACTTTTAACAACAATTGGTGTTAACTATATACTAGCGCAGTGGATTTCATACAGTGCGGGCATTTTAAACAGTTATGTCATGAATCGCAAATGGACGTTTGAGAGAAAAGAAAAAAGCAGTAAGCGTGAAGTGATTTCATTTGTGATCGTAAATTTGATCACTTTATCTCTAACATCATTTCTATTGACTGTTCTATATAATAAATGGGGGGTAGCGCTGCTACTCAGTAAACTTTTAATTACAATCGTAAGTGTCGGTATCAACTTTATTGGTACTAAATTATTTGTATTTACTACTAAAAAAGAAAGAGGGATTCATATATGA
- the galU gene encoding UTP--glucose-1-phosphate uridylyltransferase GalU, giving the protein MTIKKAVIPVGGLGTRFLPATKAQPKEMLPIVDKPAVQYIVEEAVKSGIESIIFITGRNKKSIEDHFDKSIELEQMLEEKHKFQMLKEVQMISSMASIHYIRQKEPLGLGHAILCAEQFIGDEPFAVLLGDDIMTSEEPALKQMIQAYETTNQSVIGVQKVDVEEVSKYGIIQPKNKSGSLHEVNDLIEKPSIEQAPSTIAVMGRYILNPSIFSYLKTIERGVGNELQLTDALGVVCEKERLFALELEGQRFDIGDKVGYMKAMVEVALKRRDLRQTFLSYLEGIVEKERANNFS; this is encoded by the coding sequence ATGACGATAAAAAAAGCAGTTATTCCAGTAGGCGGTTTAGGAACTCGATTTTTGCCAGCGACAAAAGCGCAGCCCAAAGAAATGCTGCCAATTGTCGATAAGCCTGCTGTACAATATATTGTAGAAGAAGCTGTGAAATCAGGTATTGAAAGTATTATTTTTATTACAGGACGAAACAAAAAATCAATTGAAGACCATTTTGATAAATCAATTGAGTTAGAGCAAATGCTTGAAGAAAAACACAAGTTCCAAATGCTAAAAGAAGTACAAATGATCTCGTCAATGGCCAGCATTCACTATATTCGTCAAAAAGAGCCGTTAGGACTTGGTCATGCTATTCTTTGTGCCGAACAGTTTATTGGAGATGAGCCGTTTGCCGTTCTTCTTGGAGACGATATTATGACTTCTGAAGAACCTGCGCTCAAACAGATGATCCAAGCGTATGAAACGACTAATCAATCAGTTATCGGAGTTCAAAAAGTGGATGTTGAAGAGGTATCAAAATACGGAATCATTCAGCCGAAAAATAAATCTGGCAGCCTTCATGAAGTGAATGACTTGATTGAAAAACCATCGATAGAACAAGCTCCGTCAACTATTGCCGTTATGGGCCGCTATATTTTAAATCCTTCTATTTTTTCTTATCTAAAAACGATTGAAAGAGGGGTAGGAAATGAATTACAATTAACAGATGCACTGGGTGTGGTATGTGAAAAAGAGCGATTGTTTGCTCTTGAACTGGAAGGACAGCGCTTTGATATTGGAGATAAGGTAGGCTATATGAAAGCGATGGTAGAAGTTGCGTTAAAGCGCAGAGATTTACGTCAAACGTTTTTATCGTATTTGGAGGGAATTGTAGAAAAAGAACGAGCAAACAACTTCAGCTAA
- a CDS encoding response regulator transcription factor, producing the protein MIQILVADDDQHIRELISLYLENQGFKIIKAADGEEAWAKMEEFRIDLAVVDIMMPFKDGWELTKEIKEYFDIPVLMVTARGESHDKLKGFDIGTDDYVVKPFDPQEMVARVKALLRRYQVEANNVIYMGNIKLDRTKLEMSAGETSEQLPLKEFELLFTLVSSPGKIFTRDQLIQLIWGYDYEGDERTVDVHIKRLRERLNHMKNVGMEIKTIRGLGYRAEGC; encoded by the coding sequence ATGATTCAAATATTAGTTGCAGATGATGATCAACACATTCGAGAGCTGATATCATTATATTTAGAAAATCAAGGATTCAAAATTATAAAAGCAGCAGATGGTGAAGAAGCGTGGGCGAAAATGGAAGAGTTTCGAATTGATCTAGCGGTCGTTGATATCATGATGCCATTTAAAGACGGATGGGAACTAACAAAGGAAATTAAGGAGTATTTTGATATACCGGTTTTAATGGTAACAGCTAGAGGCGAATCGCATGATAAGCTAAAAGGATTTGATATCGGAACAGACGACTATGTTGTGAAGCCTTTTGATCCTCAGGAAATGGTTGCTCGTGTAAAGGCTCTTTTACGCAGGTACCAAGTAGAAGCTAACAATGTAATCTATATGGGGAATATAAAACTAGACCGTACCAAATTGGAGATGAGTGCAGGAGAAACAAGCGAACAGCTGCCGTTAAAAGAGTTTGAATTACTGTTCACGTTAGTTAGTTCTCCAGGAAAGATTTTTACTCGTGATCAGCTTATTCAATTAATTTGGGGATATGATTATGAAGGCGATGAGCGCACGGTAGACGTTCACATAAAACGTCTGCGAGAGAGGCTTAATCATATGAAAAATGTCGGTATGGAAATCAAAACAATTCGCGGACTAGGCTATAGAGCAGAAGGGTGTTAA